Proteins found in one Plasmodium gaboni strain SY75 chromosome 13, whole genome shotgun sequence genomic segment:
- a CDS encoding putative protein arginine N-methyltransferase 5, which produces MTIKNKYGYLKLGIEIEYHKIPQCEENNIDPDFFACKLFNDNTNNVYNELNSNDLLNNSSMINENKKKSSYKIDPLFGNIYEDKNIWEKNIYGLMSTWINPDDENENSSLYSMDALNKELQWSTYISISKLIINVPNTKCDNYARYINSCINNYNMLSLIMRIPIIIKKEKSYKENYNKNMTCDIINGWNLWAKFIAYCNFNYSHLGLALELSNINNIDISNIQLDVWKSEPVKLIIIPLDAFLLDTKTGYPYLPKKLKDILIHFFRKNIEVLLVHNEDNHKINYHSNNVKNEYCNDYQQNICNNEMDSFKIMDNNNNNNNIHIKQNSNYYLKCCIYYIKRLFMSIENFDNDTLFDNFYWDYFQIPLQPLKDNLSSQTYEVFEKDRKKYEQYELATSKYLSNWKKAKKISNKNKNQNNQINNKIKNNINNNNNNDNNNLEHQQSDNMITIFVVGAGRGPLVDTTLSALQKNEITNYEIYAIEKNDSAIIILNNRVQKEEWKNVQVIHSDIRYLDIHKKADLIVSELLGSFGDNELFPECMDGIKQFLKDDGISIPMNCVSYLEPISCSALYHKLIENNISGGNECFYVVNMYSYTKISQESSKECFSFQVPPIHTEQDNSHNYRYKNINFKIKMDTYIHGFLCYFKSQLYDDVYISIEPKTHTQNLHSWFPLYIPINKIQFLKKGQNLSFSIWRLTDHQKIWYEWCINEPITTGIHNYNARYFSIGR; this is translated from the coding sequence ATGACtataaagaataaatacGGATATCTAAAATTAGGTATAGAAATTGAATATCATAAAATACCACAATgtgaagaaaataatatagatcCTGATTTTTTTGCATGTAAACtttttaatgataatacgaataatgtatataacGAATTAAATTCAAATGATTTACTAAATAATTCTTCTATgataaatgaaaataaaaaaaaaagtagTTATAAAATAGATCCATTATTtggtaatatatatgaagataaaaatatatgggaaaaaaatatatatggatTAATGTCAACGTGGATAAATCCagatgatgaaaatgaGAATTCAAGTTTATATTCTATGGATGcattaaataaagaattacAATGGTCTACTTATATATCTATAAGTAAGTTAATCATTAATGTTCCAAATACAAAATGTGATAATTATGCTAGGTATATTAACTcatgtataaataattataatatgttatcCTTAATAATGAGAATTCcaattattataaaaaaagaaaaaagttacaaagaaaattataataaaaatatgacttgtgatattataaatggATGGAATTTATGGGCAAAATTTATTGCTTATTgtaattttaattatagTCATTTAGGTTTAGCTCTTGAattatcaaatataaataatatagatataagTAACATTCAATTAGATGTATGGAAATCCGAACCCGTAAAATTAATTATCATTCCATTAGATGCATTTCTATTGGATACTAAAACCGGTTACCCTTATTTAccaaaaaaattaaaggATATCTTAATACACttttttagaaaaaatatagaagTTTTACTAGTACATAATGAAGATAATCACAAGATTAATTATCATAGTAATAATGtgaaaaatgaatattGTAATGATTACcaacaaaatatatgtaataatgaaatggattcatttaaaattatggataataataataataataataatatccatataaaacaaaatagCAACTACTACTTAAAATgttgtatttattatataaagagACTATTTATGTCCATAGAAAATTTCGACAATGATACCCtttttgataatttttattgggattattttcaaataCCTTTACAACCACTCAAAGATAATTTGTCGTCTCAGACTTATGAAGTTTTTGAAAAGGACCggaaaaaatatgaacagTATGAGCTAGCCACAAGTAAGTATTTATCAAATTGGAAAAAagcaaaaaaaataagcaacaaaaataaaaaccAAAATAACCAAATCAACAACAAAATTAAGAACAATAtcaacaacaacaataataatgataataataatttggAACACCAACAGAGTGATAATATGATTACCATTTTTGTTGTGGGTGCTGGTAGAGGACCATTAGTAGACACAACCCTATCAGCtttacaaaaaaatgaaataacaaattatgaaatatatgCCATAGAAAAGAATGATAGTGctataattattttaaataatagAGTTCAAAAAGAAGAATGGAAAAATGTGCAAGTGATTCATAGTGATATAAGATATTTAgatatacataaaaaagCAGACCTAATTGTTAGCGAATTATTAGGTTCATTTGGTGATAATGAATTATTTCCTGAATGTATGGATGGAATAAAacaatttttaaaagatgaTGGAATTAGTATACCCATGAATTGTGTATCTTATTTAGAACCTATATCATGTTCTGCTTTATATCATAAACtaatagaaaataatatatcagGTGGTAATGAATGTTTCTATGTTGTTAATATGTATTcatatacaaaaatatcACAAGAATCATCTAAAGAATGTTTTTCATTTCAAGTTCCACCTATCCATACTGAACAAGATAATAGTCATAATTATCgctataaaaatattaattttaaaatcaaaatggatacatatatacatggATTCTTATGTTATTTTAAATCACAATTATATGATGATGTGTATATATCCATAGAACCAAAAACACATACACAGAATCTTCATAGTTGGTTTCCTCTATATATTCctattaataaaatacaatttttaaaaaaaggaCAAAACCTATCTTTTAGTATTTGGAGATTAACAGATCATCAAAAAATTTGGTATGAGTGGTGTATTAATGAACCAATAACAACAGGTATCCATAATTATAATGCTAGATATTTCTCTATAGGAAGATAA